A stretch of Lentibacillus sp. JNUCC-1 DNA encodes these proteins:
- a CDS encoding cbb3-type cytochrome c oxidase subunit I: protein MKQQQINKGAGSGHRMMATYLTVGGIVIGIMMMFGILMLMAQSGMLDLSPAAFYQFLTIHGTGMVGAAALAAAAIMWYFLKDYVQLSKHIFTLNLVLFLLGVLMVSVGVFSFEYASSWTFLYPLPALSGNAWGTAGALLYLFGMLILGIGFLLFYIDSGRAIIKKYGSLGKGLGWDVITGKKAEKDAPSGTVVASTMVTIVNVTALTAGATVLIMNIINVVNPAFTFDPLLAKNLTYAFGHIFANSIIYMGVIAVYEILPRYTGRPWKANKAFLIAWTMSTSFTLVIYTHHMLMDSVMPKWMLVMGQILSYANGLPVLVITAYGALMIVYKSGIKWDMASGLIFLSMFGWTVGVVPAIVDATIVVNHVMHNTKWVPGHFHMYMGLGAVVMIFGFMYYLSKVDKGMKTNKLDHIGFVSYILALLGVSGSFLVSGALSTPRRWATHFPEWMAPAAFGAVAGVLGVIAVTIFVVHFIRYLRMKERNTEEMNIDIPA, encoded by the coding sequence ATGAAACAACAACAGATCAATAAAGGAGCAGGGTCTGGGCATCGGATGATGGCAACGTATTTAACAGTCGGAGGCATTGTAATCGGTATCATGATGATGTTTGGCATTTTGATGTTAATGGCCCAAAGCGGGATGCTCGACTTATCTCCAGCTGCTTTTTATCAGTTCTTGACGATACACGGAACAGGGATGGTAGGTGCAGCGGCGCTGGCTGCGGCTGCGATCATGTGGTATTTTCTAAAAGATTATGTCCAATTATCCAAACATATCTTTACACTTAATCTTGTGCTTTTTCTCTTGGGTGTACTCATGGTTTCGGTTGGTGTTTTTTCATTTGAATATGCCAGCAGCTGGACGTTTTTATATCCGCTTCCAGCACTGTCAGGAAATGCCTGGGGAACAGCCGGAGCGTTACTTTATCTGTTTGGCATGTTGATTTTAGGCATTGGATTCCTGTTGTTTTATATTGATAGCGGCAGAGCCATTATTAAAAAGTACGGCAGTCTTGGCAAAGGCCTCGGCTGGGACGTGATCACTGGTAAAAAAGCAGAAAAAGATGCACCATCAGGCACAGTTGTAGCGAGCACCATGGTCACAATAGTCAATGTCACAGCTCTGACGGCAGGTGCTACGGTTTTAATTATGAACATCATTAATGTGGTCAATCCAGCTTTTACATTCGATCCATTACTTGCAAAAAACCTCACCTATGCATTTGGCCATATTTTTGCAAACTCTATTATTTATATGGGCGTTATAGCGGTCTATGAGATCTTGCCTCGGTATACGGGTCGGCCTTGGAAAGCGAATAAAGCCTTTCTCATCGCTTGGACCATGTCAACCTCTTTTACTCTGGTTATTTACACGCACCATATGCTTATGGATTCAGTCATGCCTAAATGGATGCTTGTCATGGGGCAAATCCTTTCATATGCCAATGGGTTGCCGGTGCTTGTCATAACGGCATACGGAGCATTAATGATCGTGTATAAATCAGGCATCAAATGGGATATGGCTTCAGGTTTGATATTCTTGTCCATGTTCGGGTGGACTGTGGGTGTTGTCCCGGCAATTGTGGATGCCACGATTGTTGTCAACCATGTCATGCATAATACGAAATGGGTGCCTGGACACTTCCATATGTACATGGGGCTGGGAGCTGTTGTCATGATCTTTGGTTTCATGTATTACCTTTCAAAAGTTGACAAAGGCATGAAGACCAACAAATTGGACCACATCGGTTTTGTGAGCTACATCCTGGCGCTTTTAGGTGTGAGCGGCAGCTTCCTGGTATCAGGCGCATTAAGCACCCCGCGCCGCTGGGCTACTCATTTTCCGGAATGGATGGCACCGGCTGCGTTTGGAGCTGTTGCGGGTGTACTGGGCGTTATAGCGGTAACCATATTTGTGGTGCATTTTATTCGCTATTTGCGTATGAAAGAGCGCAATACAGAGGAAATGAACATAGACATACCAGCTTAA
- the ileS gene encoding isoleucine--tRNA ligase produces the protein MRSVNTKEAALDRENRVKDYWNENNVFKRSMDEREGAETFVFYEGPPTANGLPHAGHVLGRVIKDFVGRYKTMQGYQVLRKGGWDTHGLPVELEVEKQLGISGKQEIQEYGVEKFIEECKKSVFNYEKEWREFTESIGYWLDMDDPYVTLQNRYIESVWYILSDLHKRDLLSKGHRVSPYCPSCQTTLSSHEVAQGYEDVKDLSATAKFKVKGSENEFFLGWTTTPWTLPANVTLAVNPDLDYVKARQNGEVYIVAEALADKVLGESYEIVSRHKGSDLAGIDYEPVFPFMQPENGHYVVVADFVTADSGTGVVHAAPAYGEDDYKLVLEKGLSFYNVVDAAGRYTDDIPLFAGRFVKDCDVDIVKYLSEKGLLYHKEKYEHSYPHCWRCDTPLLYYAIESWFIKTTDLKDQFIANNETVEWHPHHIKHGRFGNFLENMVDWNIGRNRFWGTPLPIWICDDCDHQYAPHSQADLLEKAIGDIGDIELHKPYVDRVELKCEKCDGTMHRVPEVIDVWFDSGSMPFAQQHYPFENKEQFEKQYPADVICEGIDQTRGWFYSLLAVSTLFTGKAPYKRVLSTGHILDEHGRKMSKSKGNALSPTDLVTKFGADAFRWALLADSAPWNNKRFSERVVIEAKSKVIDTLVNTHGFYTLYANIDGYTFDAGNEGEKTLLDRWIMSRLNSVTVVVEEALDAYDFTKAAKAIERFVDELSNWYIRRSRDRFWEEGMTPSKTAAYHTLHTVLTQLSKLMAPYTPFLSEDIHQNLTGKSVHLDFFPKVDEALIDEELEADMDTVLQVVELARGVRNTEAIKTKQPLSELTVIPVNPDKGAALEKYRDIIEDEINVKDVVVKHSSDELVRYDVKLNFRAAGPVLGKNVRVVKDFLEALSEDEAAQVVQSEKAVVPTDDGELEVTMDLLNVERVADAGLSMGSNQDFNVVLDTTITESLRLEGLAREVIRAIQDERKQQDLPIDLRINIILGGDDDIVAAIKENESLVRDNVLVKELTISGDSTSEEMKVYTLGDHTLKLALVQ, from the coding sequence ATGCGCAGTGTTAATACGAAAGAAGCGGCATTGGACCGCGAAAATCGGGTCAAAGATTATTGGAATGAAAACAATGTGTTCAAACGTTCGATGGATGAGCGTGAGGGCGCGGAAACGTTTGTCTTTTACGAAGGACCGCCGACAGCAAACGGTCTGCCCCATGCCGGACACGTGCTTGGTCGGGTAATCAAAGATTTTGTCGGTCGTTATAAAACGATGCAAGGTTATCAGGTTCTCCGCAAAGGGGGCTGGGATACACATGGTCTCCCTGTTGAGCTTGAGGTTGAAAAGCAGCTCGGCATCTCCGGAAAGCAGGAAATTCAAGAATATGGCGTGGAGAAGTTCATTGAAGAATGTAAGAAGAGCGTCTTTAATTATGAAAAAGAGTGGCGTGAGTTTACTGAGTCGATCGGGTACTGGCTCGATATGGACGATCCGTATGTCACGCTGCAAAACCGCTATATCGAAAGTGTCTGGTATATCTTAAGCGATTTGCATAAGCGCGATTTGCTCTCCAAGGGGCACCGTGTCAGTCCTTATTGCCCAAGTTGCCAGACCACGCTCAGCTCCCATGAAGTTGCCCAGGGTTATGAGGACGTTAAAGACCTCTCGGCCACAGCGAAATTCAAGGTGAAAGGCTCTGAAAATGAATTTTTCCTCGGATGGACAACAACGCCTTGGACATTGCCGGCCAACGTGACACTCGCCGTGAATCCTGACCTTGACTATGTCAAAGCGCGCCAGAATGGTGAAGTCTACATTGTGGCTGAAGCCCTTGCTGATAAGGTACTCGGTGAATCATATGAAATCGTTTCGCGTCATAAAGGCAGCGACCTCGCTGGAATTGATTATGAACCAGTATTCCCGTTCATGCAGCCAGAAAACGGCCATTATGTTGTGGTAGCTGATTTCGTCACCGCTGACAGTGGTACCGGTGTTGTTCATGCGGCGCCTGCTTATGGTGAAGATGACTACAAGCTTGTTTTGGAAAAAGGGCTCTCTTTTTATAATGTTGTTGATGCAGCCGGACGTTACACTGACGACATCCCGTTATTTGCTGGACGTTTTGTTAAAGACTGTGACGTTGACATCGTCAAGTATCTCTCTGAAAAAGGGCTGCTTTATCATAAGGAAAAATACGAACACAGTTACCCGCATTGCTGGCGCTGTGATACACCGCTTCTGTACTATGCAATCGAAAGCTGGTTTATCAAAACAACCGACCTGAAAGATCAATTCATTGCCAACAACGAAACGGTCGAGTGGCATCCACACCACATTAAACACGGACGTTTCGGCAATTTCTTGGAAAATATGGTTGACTGGAACATTGGCCGGAACCGTTTTTGGGGGACCCCACTGCCGATCTGGATTTGTGATGATTGTGACCACCAGTATGCACCGCACAGCCAGGCTGATCTACTGGAAAAAGCGATTGGTGACATAGGTGACATCGAACTGCATAAACCGTACGTTGACCGTGTGGAACTAAAATGTGAGAAATGTGACGGGACCATGCATCGCGTGCCGGAAGTAATCGACGTCTGGTTCGACAGCGGCTCTATGCCATTTGCACAGCAGCATTATCCGTTTGAAAACAAAGAGCAATTTGAGAAACAATACCCTGCTGACGTGATCTGTGAGGGAATTGATCAGACACGCGGCTGGTTTTACAGCTTGCTTGCCGTGTCCACACTTTTCACGGGCAAAGCACCGTATAAGCGCGTTTTGTCAACCGGGCATATTCTTGATGAACATGGGCGCAAGATGTCCAAGAGTAAAGGGAATGCCTTGAGTCCGACAGACCTGGTTACCAAATTCGGAGCCGATGCCTTCCGCTGGGCGCTTCTTGCCGACAGTGCCCCATGGAATAACAAACGTTTTTCTGAACGGGTTGTCATTGAGGCTAAATCCAAGGTGATTGATACGCTCGTCAACACACACGGCTTTTACACATTATATGCCAACATTGACGGCTACACATTTGACGCTGGTAATGAAGGCGAGAAAACATTGCTCGACCGCTGGATTATGTCACGCCTGAATTCTGTGACCGTCGTGGTGGAGGAAGCGCTCGATGCCTATGACTTCACAAAGGCAGCCAAGGCGATTGAACGCTTTGTCGATGAGCTAAGTAACTGGTATATCCGTCGGTCCCGTGATCGCTTCTGGGAAGAAGGCATGACACCTTCCAAGACAGCCGCCTATCACACCTTGCATACTGTGTTGACACAGCTCAGCAAGCTGATGGCACCATATACACCGTTCCTTTCAGAGGACATCCATCAAAACCTGACAGGTAAAAGTGTTCATCTTGACTTTTTCCCGAAAGTGGATGAGGCGTTGATTGATGAGGAACTCGAAGCTGACATGGACACCGTTCTGCAGGTTGTGGAATTGGCCCGAGGTGTGCGCAATACAGAAGCCATTAAAACGAAGCAGCCTCTTTCTGAATTGACGGTAATCCCAGTCAATCCGGACAAAGGTGCGGCATTGGAGAAATACCGCGACATTATTGAGGATGAAATCAACGTGAAGGATGTCGTTGTTAAACATTCGTCAGATGAATTGGTCCGTTATGATGTCAAATTAAACTTCCGAGCAGCAGGACCTGTACTCGGTAAAAATGTGCGTGTTGTTAAAGATTTTCTTGAAGCACTCTCTGAAGATGAAGCCGCTCAGGTCGTCCAAAGTGAAAAAGCCGTTGTCCCAACAGACGATGGGGAGCTTGAAGTGACAATGGATCTGTTGAATGTTGAACGCGTGGCAGATGCTGGATTGTCAATGGGCTCCAACCAGGACTTCAACGTGGTCCTCGATACGACAATCACAGAATCATTGCGTCTCGAAGGTCTTGCACGCGAAGTCATCCGAGCTATCCAGGACGAACGCAAGCAGCAGGATCTGCCGATTGACCTGCGCATCAACATTATCCTCGGTGGTGATGACGATATCGTCGCAGCGATCAAGGAAAATGAATCCCTTGTTCGCGACAACGTTCTCGTAAAAGAGCTGACAATTTCTGGAGACAGCACATCAGAAGAAATGAAAGTTTACACACTTGGTGACCATACGTTGAAATTGGCCTTGGTGCAGTAA
- a CDS encoding class I SAM-dependent methyltransferase, protein MKASDIIPFYGGTYPDLFEIERRCMDRKGNVIDFLDQNLPNGLALDIGAGNGHTAERLLNDNRQIVAMEPDETMIDPEKPLIWSRGTAQSIPFHTNTFKSAYATWAFFFDGMPDVDQGLAEVARVVEPGGQIIIVDNYGYDEFCALSSRPIASDVNYWSARGFNHTVIDTVFAFDSVEEARKLLSFYFGAAGEKVEQMIFEYKVVAYTKTNQK, encoded by the coding sequence ATGAAAGCATCAGACATTATACCGTTTTACGGTGGAACATATCCTGATTTATTTGAAATTGAACGGCGTTGTATGGACCGGAAAGGAAACGTGATAGACTTCCTTGATCAAAACTTGCCAAACGGGCTCGCACTCGACATCGGCGCCGGCAATGGCCACACGGCCGAACGTCTGCTAAACGATAACAGGCAAATTGTGGCTATGGAACCTGATGAGACGATGATTGATCCTGAAAAGCCCCTTATCTGGTCAAGAGGAACAGCTCAATCGATCCCGTTTCATACCAATACTTTTAAGAGCGCTTATGCGACCTGGGCTTTCTTTTTCGATGGTATGCCAGATGTTGATCAAGGACTCGCTGAAGTTGCACGCGTCGTTGAACCAGGCGGTCAGATCATCATTGTGGACAATTACGGTTACGATGAATTTTGTGCCTTGTCATCCCGGCCGATAGCCAGTGATGTAAATTATTGGTCGGCAAGAGGATTTAACCACACTGTAATTGATACTGTATTTGCTTTTGACTCAGTGGAGGAAGCACGAAAATTGTTATCGTTCTATTTCGGAGCAGCGGGTGAGAAAGTCGAGCAAATGATCTTTGAATACAAAGTCGTTGCTTATACGAAAACGAATCAAAAGTGA
- the folE gene encoding GTP cyclohydrolase I FolE yields the protein MAVDHGKIEQAARMILEAIGDDPDREGLKDTPARIARMYEEVFQGMHQDPKEYFATIFSEDHEELVLVKDIPFYSMCEHHLVPFYGVAHIGYIPKGGRVTGLSKLARAVETVTRRPQLQERITSTIADSMMETLDPHGVIIVIEAEHMCMTMRGVKKPGAKTVTSGVRGIFQKEPAARAEVFSLIKGQG from the coding sequence ATGGCAGTGGACCATGGAAAAATAGAACAGGCGGCGCGCATGATTCTGGAAGCGATCGGGGATGATCCGGATCGTGAAGGGCTGAAAGACACGCCGGCACGAATTGCACGCATGTATGAAGAAGTGTTCCAAGGCATGCATCAAGATCCGAAAGAATACTTTGCAACAATATTCAGTGAAGATCATGAGGAACTTGTGCTCGTTAAAGATATTCCGTTTTATTCGATGTGTGAACATCACCTTGTTCCATTCTACGGCGTGGCGCACATCGGCTATATTCCTAAAGGCGGCCGAGTGACTGGCCTAAGCAAACTGGCACGTGCAGTTGAAACTGTAACGAGGCGACCACAGCTGCAGGAGCGGATTACCTCAACCATCGCCGATTCGATGATGGAGACACTTGATCCACACGGCGTCATCATTGTGATCGAGGCAGAACATATGTGTATGACGATGCGCGGCGTTAAGAAACCTGGAGCCAAAACCGTCACATCGGGTGTGAGAGGTATTTTTCAAAAAGAGCCAGCTGCAAGAGCAGAAGTCTTCAGCTTGATCAAAGGCCAGGGCTGA
- a CDS encoding 5,10-methylene-tetrahydrofolate dehydrogenase: MTSKIVGLIPSPDLPADLAFKIKDKLKLDLNKHVDQDVEWEVEIDVDPLTGSAEYVNEVIDKAVDIKDKKGWDYAVCLTDLPSLSNNKVVTSDVSVRRQTGLISLPSFGAFPLKKRIRKAITYVVDLMYTNDGLDDGEEQTASHLKWRFLFSRVKRVKPEDDNKTDNRFILQSRIIGWLRLLSGMTFANKPWTALGSFTKVLTLAFATGTYISIFSTPWQLSVAYSIPRFLLLMLLSIAGMVIWIIFAHKLWEKPTDKGQSQFRKLYNLTTVATLTVIVLINYAVLYILFMISIAIFVPENLFEGWTQVDAEASIQYFVRLAWLATSLGTLAGAVGATGEKEERIKHITYSYRQLTRSYELKKKQEKSKSSDAAERDESQVKKQAHEEGELS, translated from the coding sequence GTGACATCAAAGATTGTTGGACTGATTCCCTCTCCCGATTTACCTGCAGATCTTGCCTTCAAAATTAAAGACAAATTGAAGCTCGATTTAAACAAACATGTTGACCAAGACGTTGAGTGGGAAGTGGAGATTGATGTTGACCCACTGACTGGTTCAGCTGAGTATGTAAATGAAGTGATCGACAAAGCTGTCGACATAAAAGATAAAAAAGGCTGGGACTATGCAGTTTGTTTAACTGACCTTCCAAGTCTATCTAACAACAAAGTGGTGACATCAGATGTGAGCGTCAGGCGACAGACCGGCCTGATTTCTTTGCCTTCATTTGGAGCTTTCCCCTTGAAAAAAAGGATTAGAAAAGCGATAACCTATGTTGTTGATTTGATGTACACAAACGATGGACTGGATGACGGGGAAGAACAAACTGCATCACACCTTAAGTGGCGGTTCTTGTTTTCGCGTGTGAAGCGTGTGAAGCCTGAAGATGATAATAAAACGGACAACCGGTTTATCCTGCAGTCCAGAATTATCGGCTGGCTCCGGCTCCTATCAGGCATGACATTTGCCAACAAGCCCTGGACAGCACTCGGATCGTTTACCAAAGTACTGACACTGGCATTCGCAACCGGCACGTATATTTCCATTTTTTCTACCCCATGGCAGTTAAGTGTTGCGTATTCGATCCCGCGTTTTCTCCTCCTCATGCTTCTGTCGATCGCAGGCATGGTCATCTGGATCATTTTCGCTCATAAACTATGGGAGAAACCAACAGATAAGGGGCAGAGTCAATTCAGAAAGCTGTATAACTTGACCACCGTGGCAACGCTTACGGTGATTGTCTTGATCAATTATGCCGTGCTTTATATCCTGTTCATGATCAGTATTGCGATCTTTGTGCCGGAGAACTTGTTCGAAGGCTGGACACAAGTGGATGCGGAGGCCTCGATCCAGTATTTCGTACGATTGGCCTGGCTGGCGACGTCACTTGGGACATTGGCAGGAGCTGTGGGTGCGACAGGAGAGAAAGAAGAGCGTATCAAGCACATCACCTACTCCTATCGTCAACTGACACGTAGCTATGAACTTAAAAAGAAGCAAGAAAAAAGTAAGAGTTCAGATGCTGCTGAACGCGATGAATCACAAGTGAAGAAACAAGCACACGAGGAGGGCGAGCTTTCATGA
- a CDS encoding 5,10-methylene-tetrahydrofolate dehydrogenase codes for MTQEISIGLIAAPELANELANDLIDLLPDSLDEHLPNETVWTVDSVIDPLTGAAENAGDIFKEAVDYRDVRGWNYIICLTDLPVFHKKDIVAVDINETSDVCIVSIPAFGWRPVLHRIKKTIIQVVGEMHGMSGQKENELSDDPQKQQEILSSDLLRRQFPISPVRKVRSLLTETGEVHTRYLVVPKLNGGLRLLSGMTFANNPLKMMSTLTNVIAIAFTTGAFGMIFTTMWRLSHLFTVWRLTGITLTAIFGMVLWVIVAHGLWEKQSSNFNQKSKRLRRLYNMTTVTTLLISVTGYYAVVYLLFFGTALVFIPPDILGETLMLGESAGVQSYLRIAWFAASISTVAGAIGAGLENEQLVRDSTYGYRQYRRYYEANKSYKEEK; via the coding sequence ATGACACAAGAAATCTCAATTGGTTTAATTGCCGCTCCTGAGCTTGCGAATGAACTTGCGAATGATTTAATTGACCTCTTGCCAGATTCATTAGACGAACACTTGCCGAACGAAACAGTGTGGACCGTCGACAGCGTCATCGATCCGCTGACAGGGGCAGCTGAAAATGCGGGGGATATCTTTAAAGAAGCGGTTGATTACAGAGATGTGAGAGGCTGGAATTATATTATCTGTCTGACAGATCTTCCTGTTTTTCATAAGAAAGATATCGTAGCTGTTGATATTAATGAGACATCGGACGTATGTATTGTATCGATTCCAGCTTTCGGCTGGCGGCCTGTTTTGCATCGTATAAAAAAGACAATCATTCAGGTTGTAGGTGAAATGCATGGCATGTCAGGCCAAAAAGAGAATGAATTAAGTGACGATCCTCAAAAACAACAAGAAATACTGTCGTCTGACTTGTTACGTCGGCAGTTCCCAATTTCTCCTGTAAGAAAGGTGCGATCATTGCTCACAGAAACAGGAGAAGTGCACACCCGCTATCTTGTAGTGCCCAAACTCAATGGTGGACTGCGTTTGTTGTCTGGCATGACCTTTGCCAATAATCCGCTGAAAATGATGTCAACCCTCACAAATGTGATTGCCATTGCGTTTACAACTGGAGCCTTCGGTATGATCTTCACGACGATGTGGCGACTTAGTCATTTGTTCACGGTTTGGCGTTTGACAGGTATTACATTAACAGCAATTTTTGGTATGGTGCTGTGGGTGATTGTGGCTCATGGGTTATGGGAGAAACAGAGCTCGAATTTCAATCAAAAAAGTAAACGGCTACGCAGGCTGTACAATATGACAACCGTAACGACACTCTTAATTTCTGTCACAGGTTATTACGCTGTGGTTTATCTGTTATTCTTTGGGACTGCGCTCGTATTCATTCCACCTGATATTTTAGGCGAAACGCTGATGCTCGGTGAATCTGCGGGTGTCCAGTCCTACTTGAGAATCGCCTGGTTTGCTGCATCGATTTCAACTGTCGCAGGTGCGATTGGTGCCGGTTTGGAGAACGAACAGCTCGTTCGCGATTCAACATACGGATATCGGCAATATCGGCGGTATTACGAAGCCAATAAAAGTTATAAAGAAGAAAAATAA